In Cololabis saira isolate AMF1-May2022 chromosome 14, fColSai1.1, whole genome shotgun sequence, a single genomic region encodes these proteins:
- the LOC133459250 gene encoding histone H2A-like yields MSGRGKTGGKVRAKAKTRSSRAGLQFPVGRVHRLLRKGNYAQRVGAGAPVYLAAVLEYLTAEILELAGNAARDNKKTRIIPRHLQLAVRNDEELNKLLGGVTIAQGGVLPNIQAVLLPKKTEKAAKAK; encoded by the coding sequence ATGTCTGGACGTGGCAAAACCGGTGGAAAAGTGAGAGCGAAGGCCAAGACCCGCTCCTCCCGGGCCGGCCTGCAGTTCCCCGTGGGCCGCGTCCACAGGCTGCTGAGGAAAGGAAACTACGCCCAGCGAGTCGGGGCCGGAGCTCCGGTGTATCTGGCCGCCGTGCTGGAGTATCTGACCGCTGAGATCCTGGAGCTGGCTGGAAACGCCGCCCGCGACAACAAGAAGACCCGCATCATCCCCCGACACCTGCAGCTGGCTGTCCGCAACGACGAGGAGCTGAACAAGCTGCTGGGAGGCGTCACCATCGCCCAGGGAGGAGTGCTGCCCAACATCCAGGCCGTGCTGCTGCCCAAGAAGACCGAGAAGGCCGCGAAAGCCAAGTGA
- the LOC133459251 gene encoding histone H1-like, producing the protein MAEEAPAAAPAKAPAKAPAKAPKKKPAARAAKKDGPSIPKLIVAAVAESKERKGVSLAALKKVLAAKGVDVAKANKRINTAVTKLVTKGTLSQTKGTGASGSFKLAKKEPKPAKPVKKVVKKKAPAKAKKPAAKKTTPAKKTAAAKKPAAKKPAAKKSPKKAPAKKAAKKVVKKSPKKPAAKKPKAAKKPAVKKAAAKKPAAKKAKK; encoded by the coding sequence ATGGCAGAAGAAGCTCCCGCAGCCGCCCCGGCCAAAGCGCCGGCAAAAGCCCCAGCCAAAGCCCCGAAGAAGAAGCCCGCTGCCCGGGCAGCGAAGAAGGACGGTCCCAGCATCCCCAAGCTCATCGTGGCCGCCGTGGCCGAGTCCAAGGAGCGCAAGGGGGTTTCCCTGGCGGCGCTGAAGAAGGTCCTGGCCGCCAAGGGGGTCGACGTGGCCAAGGCCAACAAGCGCATCAACACCGCCGTCACCAAGCTGGTGACCAAGGGAACCCTGAGCCAGACCAAAGGCACCGGCGCCTCCGGATCCTTCAAGCTCGCCAAGAAGGAGCCCAAACCCGCCAAGCCAGTGAAGAAGGTGGTGAAGAAGAAGGCTCCCGCTAAAGCCAAGAAACCCGCCGCCAAGAAGACCACCCCGGCCAAGAAGACCGCCGCCGCCAAGAAGCCGGCAGCGAAGAAACCAGCAGCCAAGAAGTCCCCGAAGAAGGCTCCGGCCAAGAAAGCTGCGAAGAAGGTGGTGAAGAAGAGTCCCAAGAAGCCCGCCGCCAAGAAGCCGAAGGCTGCGAAGAAACCCGCGGTCAAAAAAGCTGCGGCCAAGAAACCCGCAGCCAAGAAGGCCAAGAAGTAA
- the LOC133459952 gene encoding histone H3, with amino-acid sequence MARTKQTARKSTGGKAPRKQLATKAARKSAPATGGVKKPHRYRPGTVALREIRRYQKSTELLIRKLPFQRLVREIAQDFKTDLRFQSSAVMALQEASEAYLVGLFEDTNLCAIHAKRVTIMPKDIQLARRIRGERA; translated from the coding sequence ATGGCCAGAACTAAGCAGACCGCCCGCAAGTCCACCGGAGGAAAGGCTCCCAGGAAGCAGCTGGCCACCAAGGCTGCCCGCAAGAGCGCGCCGGCCACCGGCGGAGTGAAGAAGCCTCACCGCTACAGGCCCGGTACCGTGGCTCTGAGGGAGATCCGCCGCTACCAGAAATCCACCGAGCTGCTGATCCGCAAGCTGCCCTTCCAGCGGCTGGTCCGAGAGATCGCTCAGGACTTCAAGACCGACCTGCGCTTCCAGAGCTCCGCCGTCATGGCGCTGCAGGAGGCCAGCGAGGCTTACCTGGTCGGCCTGTTTGAGGACACCAACCTGTGCGCCATCCACGCCAAGAGAGTCACCATCATGCCCAAAGACATCCAGCTGGCCCGCCGCATCCGCGGAGAGAGGGCTTAG